The Paenibacillus sp. FSL W8-0426 region TTCACTTAGCGAGAAAAAACCTTTTTTATCACACTCACTAATCCAGGAACAAGAAAAAAGATGCCAAAAAAGACAGTGAGTAAATTATATTGGGGCGTTTCGTAGAAATTAAACCATTCAGTGAAAATAGGAGTGTCAAGAATCCTTCCAAATATCGTTCCATTCGTATCTCTGTAGTTAAGTTTCCAACCTGTTGCTTCAGATGTGAGAAAGAATATTTGTGACAACAAAAACACACCAATAGAAGATACCCAATATCGTTTCAGAAATGGTACAGCATTTTGTTTCCTAGCCAAAGTAACCCCATCCTTATTTAGTACTATTTTCTTCACATTATAAAGTTTAATACGGATATTCAGGGATTAAGTTCCAAAATTGATGTATTAAATTGTTGAAAATTAACTTTAAATTGTAATTCAACAGATCCTTCTATTCCTTCTAACCTGTCCGTTAGTGAATAAAAGCAGCCGATCACTTTGATCTGCTGCTTTGTTGTTTTACTCTAACGTTTCCCGTTAGAATTCCTGTAAAACGAATAATTTGGAATTTGAACAAAAACGAGCGCCTCTGTACGATGGGGTTACGCACGAGGTCAAAAGCCTCAAAAAGCCCATCAGGAGGTCGCTCTACTATGAAGTTTAAAGCACAAAACAAGCAAAATCAACTCATTGAAAACATTACCGTTCATCACTTGGTCATTGGTGTAGATATCGCTCAAGAAGCCCATGTGGCCCGCGCCGTCAGCTTTCGCGGGATCGCTCTGGGAAATCCGCTCGAATTCGGTAACCATCGTGAAGGGTTCGATCTGTTCGAACGCTGGATCCAAGATCTACTCAAATCCTACAAACTTAGCAGCGTCATCGTTGGTATGGAGCCGACTGGCCACTACTGGTTTAGCCTGGCACGTTGGCTTCTCAATTACGGCATAGAGCCCGTCCTGGTTAATCCCCATCTCGTCAAAAAGAACAAGGAAAACCGAGATAATACACCATCTAAAAGTGACCATAAAGATGCGCTTGTCATTGCAGACATGGTCAAAAATGGATACTACTCCCCTGTTCGTTTCCATTCCGAAGACTACGAGGAATTACGTATTCTTATGGCGAATCGAGAGACGGTTACCAAACGCCTCAATGCTGCGGTTAATCAGATTCATCGCTGGGTAGATATTGTTTTCCCTGAACTTCGCCAGGTCTTTAAAATCCTTACTTGCACCAGTGCCATCGCAACACTCAGGCTCTTTCCTCTACCGAAAGAAATTAGTCGACTAAATACGGAACAAGTCCTTGCCGGTTGGAAGCAATATGTGAAGCGTCATGCTGGTGTTAAACGTGCTGAACTACTCATCTCACTTGCGAAATCCAGTGTGGGTACTACTCAAGCACTTCAAGCTTACAAACTCCATCTTAGACAATTAATTGAAGAATATGATCTGGCACAGCGCCAGCTTGAACAAATTGAGCATGAGCTCCGAATCATTCTTGAACGTATTCCCTATGCACAAAAACTCCTTGAAATACGAGGCATCTATGTCACAAATCTAGCTGGTATACTCGGAGAAGCTGGTGATCTAAGTAGCTATTCGCATGGAAATGCTTTGCTTCGTCATGCTGGATTAAATCTAGCCGAGGCTAGCTCAGGGAAATGGAGAGGAAAGATGGTACTCAGTAAACGAGGCCGGCCACGCTTACGTCATTTTCTTTATCTCATGACGATGAGTATGGTCATGACAAATCCAGAAATACGAGCGGCACATCGATACAATGTAGAGGTAAAGAAACTGAAGAAGATGAAATCCATTATGAAATTAATCGGTAAAGTAGCACGAATGCTAGTCGCATTGGTTAAAGGCAGTTCCGTTTACGAACCGATCAAAGTATTCCCCCAAGCAGCATAAACCAATCCTCATCGACTCATGTATTCGCAGGATGACAAGAAGCACGGAGTATCGGGAGACGTTACGCAAAAGGGCTCAGACCCGTTCCGTTAGAAAGACCGACCTCCACCCCTTGGTTAGATGTGACGAAGGAATGAAAGGGCTATGACCCGTTGAGACATGGGAGTGAGAATCGCTAGGGCGAAGTGGAGACGTGCACATAATGGAACAATATAGGTAATCCTTATTCACCCTCTATTTGCGCATGCCCAATTCTCCATCTGCCAGCTACCGGCTCCTTCATCATCCTCTTCTTCACTTTAACTACAGGATGAAATCCTGCGAATTCATGAGTCTGAGTGAGGAAACTGAATTATTACGAGGGAGCTTAATACTTCCGCCTTTTTGCTTGTTCATACTCTAATCCGTAGTCCTATTTTATCAGATAGAGTGTCTACAATCCCGTTTCCGCGGACTTCTTACCAACTGGGGTGTAAGGTCAATGATTCATATAATGGGCATATAGTTGCTCGAAGGTTGTAAAACGTTCGACTTCTCTGCCGACCTTATCATACTCGACTAGATATTCATCCATCACTTCAAGGAACTTCTCTTTCATAACTGGTAAATCACTTGCATCAAAGTACTGCATAAGATCAAATTTCTTGGTTCCTTTCTCCACAGCCATTTCATCAAGATACCCTTGTGCTCCAAAGGCCGAAAGAAAGACATAGGAAGCATCGTTCGTTATAACGCTGTTCAACATTTTATTGCGGTAGTTGCACCATAATTCTTCGTATGTTCCCCTCAGATTATCAAAGGTCGGAACAGGTTTAACAATGAAGTTATCACACATCGTGCGATGTAACTTCGTAACGCTTTTCAACATGTTAAAAGACGCTATACGGATATCTTCAATGGTATGAGCTTCGATGATTGACATGTATAAGGATTCGAGATCATCCGGAACATGGCGCAACGAGCGGATCTCTTCCAAATATCGCTTGATTCCTCTTTTGATGCATGTGTTATTCATATTGACCAAGGCATTGACCAGATTGTACAGAACGCCAGCAGATGCCTGTCGCACTGAACCGATATCTTCACCGAGCATCGTATCGCTGTACGCTTGCTTAGCCAGGTCGATCCATTTATTTGCTCGATGAAGACACGCTTCTCCGATCGGGTTCGAAAGTGCATCTAGCGCTTTTTGTCTGAAGTCGTTCAATTTTTCCAGATCCTCAGGCTTTGCATAGTAGAGTATTTGGAGCTCGGTTAGGCTCGATACGTCGGGACGCTCCAAGGTGGATTGCTGTTGTATTCTTGAATCCCATGGCGTGCAATAGATGTCATATCCGACGTCATCCAAGATGAAGCAATCGGATATTTCCCATCCCCTTTCTGTATGATTAATGATAATCAAATCAAGATCGCTCTTCTCATGAAAGTCCCCGGTGCTAAATGAACCCGTAAGCCCAATAATTGCGATATCGTCTAGAAAATCTCTTTTTGCGCGTTCGATCACCATGTTAATGAGCAGTTCATTTTTGGCCAGCAGCTTCTTCTTTATGATTTCGTTCATTCGGTACACCCCTTCGTATAATCCGGCCGTCCTTCATCACAACAACCTTAACTTGAGTCTATTGATTTAGAGGTGCGGTTACTATGTATAAGTTGATTTAATTCATCTTTGCACAAAATCCGCTAAACCGTCGATACGACGATTCAGCGGATTTCATCAGTTCTTTTTATAGACAATTTTCTTTATGCTTTCGCAGGACAAGAAATACCGGCCCGCCAACTCCTCTATCCTAACTCCATTGCGGAATAAGGATTTAATCTCGGCGTTTCGAGCAGATACCCTATTTTTGCTGTGAGTTTTCTCGCCCCATTTTAGGTGTGCCTCTTTGGGTTTTGGGATATAAACCAATTCGCCTTGAACGTATTCTTGAATGGTACGTAGCAATTCTTCCGGAAAAACAGACTCGGCTTTTGAATATTTCATGGGCCTCACTCCTTATTTAATCAATCAATAAGGTGCAAAGCCAGTTCGTAGAATATTACGATTCGTCGTTGGCAATGTGATTGTTTCTAAGCTCTATGCAAAGCATTGCCATATCCTTCACTGGCTTTGCATAGAGCGATGCATGTAAGAACCCTACCCCGATGGTTTTCAATATAGCTTCACCTCCATAGAAAATAGATAGCTGCTATATGCTTATTATATCAGAGCTTGTTGTTCAAGATGTGTTTATGAGGCTGACACGATTGTCGCTATAACTTTTCGGTTTCTTCCTCTTGGTCGTGTTGGGTTAGACAAAACTACAATCAGCCGGACATCCCAGGTTCTCGAAAACGGTACGTGCAGCAGCATCTACCGGGAGGAAAACTACAATTTGCGGATATAATCGGCTGCCAGCGGAAATCGAAACCTGTCTGTAACGTATGGGAACAAGCTCTCCGGAGCTTTCCATCCTGGCCAGTATGGTTTGTGTATGATCCATCTTTGGCTCTGCATCCGGCCCATTCAGAACTTCGTCCACGTTATATTTCTGAACTTTATCCAACAGCTTTTGATACCACGCATCATAACGCGAAAGCATGTGCTCCCTCTTAAAGGCGTGGATCCCGTTTATGGCATGCTCCTCCCACTGCTCAGTCGACGCTTTGTCAAAAGTGGAGCGGGGCCGGATCGGTAAACTGGAATTAAAATGAAAATCGATTCTATTCAATAAACCGTCATATGAACGGTCAAGAGGAATATCGAACAAATGACGAAACGGCTCATTTAACCCCTGGATGTCCTGTGTATGAGCTACGATCATGGCGGGAAAAGGAATGCTCCTCATCGTTTGCTGAGCCCACTCCAATGCACGCTCCAACGATCTCCCCTCCAATTCGGTCCGGATCGGAAGATAACCGGCCGCCAATAGCAAATCGTTCCGCTCGTCGGATGTACATTCAAGATATTCTGCAATATTGATAATCGTCTGACGAGCCGGGATACGGCGGGTACGTCCAACCAGCAAATTTTTATACGAAGGAAAAGCCTCGTCGTTCAACTCTTGTTGAGTAAATCGTTTCAAGGACGGGTGAGGCCGATCGGCAAGCTTTTGCTGGCGTTTGACCCGCAGCGCTTCAATTTCTCCCATTACGATTCGATGTCTGGAATTCTCCGCATCTATATCCATCCTCTCTTCCCTCCTCTTATGAAGTGTAGTTCTGCACTTGGGATGAAAATATATTTAAAGTATACTCCTCATTGAAATTGAAAGTCATTAAATGACACATAACGATACATGGAGGAGAAACGGATATGATTCGTACCATTGTAGTGGATCCGCTTGCCCCGTCACATTTGGCGCTCAAGGAAGTTGACGCCCCGGAGGCCAAGCCTTGGGAAGCACTTGTGCAAGTGAAGGCCTTCTCTCTCAATCGCGGTGAAGTGAGCGACGCTAAGCATCAGGAGACATCCAGCCGTCCCGGCTGGGATTTCGCCGGAATTGTCATCGAGCCGGCCAGGAGCGGCGCAGGTCCGCAAAAAGGGGCCAGGGTTGTCGGTTTGCTTCCCATGGGAGCCTGGAGCGAGCAAGTGGCTGCCCCCGTATCGATGCTGGCCGAAATTCCAGAAAAGCTCACTTTTACGGAGGCGGCTACCCTCCCCGTAGCAGGGCTTACGGCTCTTTATGCGCTCCGTAAAGGCGGCATGCTGCTTGGCAAACGCATTTTCATTACAGGCTCTACCGGCGGGGTCGGGCTATTCGCCCATCAGCTTGCAGCCCAATCCGGCGCATTCGTCGTAGGCATAGCAAGCACGGAGGAGAAGGCCAAGATTGTTCGGGAGGCCGGATCCGATGAAGTGATCATTGGATATTCCGCAATTTCTTCAGCCCATAAGTTCGGGCCGTACGATCTGATCATCGATTCAGTAGGCGGCAATACACTGGCGGCATTGCTGCCGCAGTTGGCGCCCCAAGGGGTTTGCGTTGCGGTAGGATTTTCCTCTTCGAATACCGCAACGCTCGACATGATGAATCTGGTGACCAGCGGAGGAAAAACCTTGTACAGCTTTTTTCTAGGTGAGGAACTCACTCGTCAATCCGTCGCGGACGATCTGAGTTTGTTGGCCCGGCTCGTCACAGATAAGCGGTTAGCCCCCCGGATCGAAGTCAAGGCGCCTTGGACCGAAATAGATACCGTTGCCCGTAATCTGCTGGAACGGAATTTCTCCGGCAAAGCGGTGCTTCATATAGGTTGATTAATACGTTTGCAACGATAATGCCAGAAATCTAAACATGCATCCAAAAAAACCAGCAGCAGTATTCCCTGGCTCGCTTCGAGCAGAGAGTACCGCTGCTTTTGAATTTCATTGCTATACATGTCATTTTCTCTCCTGATCCTGCCCTACCGGGCCCCATTTTTGACTTGATGCTTTTATGATTGTAGTAATCCATGTATCGTGCTAATTCTTGCTTGAAGTGAACTGCGCCACCTTCGAATAACCCCTGGAGAAGAGATATTGAAAATGGCAGCTGCTTCATTTGGAGACGTCCCATTGCTCCGATCGTTTTCTAGTAAAGGATAACCAGTCGAATAGTTTATGGACATCAGTAACCGGGGCATGACGGAGTAAGAACACAGCTCCAGATTTACTCGATGCCACATTTACCCTGAGCGTCGCGATCTGTTTTCCTTCTTGAAATAGCGTCTGAGTGCTTCTATGCCACTGAACCCTGGATCGGGGGATGAGCACTTGCTGTCTCGAAAAACTACCGAATCGAATGGCAAGTTGTTCTCCTCCCTCCTGTGACCATGCTGCATTCTTGAATTCCAACACGCCTCTCCACCAGACCACGATAGGGAAAAACAGCACAAGCCAACGCCAATCGGTAGGCAGTAAGACGATAGCAGCTGCTGTTGCTATCAAGCAGACAAGGGAGGGAAACACAACATAGTTACCATAACCCTTTTTGCTCACGAGGTTCCACGCCTTGGGTAAAGTGAAGTCCGGTAATACCCTATTCAACAACGAGGGAAGTTCGGAAACACGAACGAGAGGGAACAAATCTACCGTTTTTTTGTCTTCTTCCGAACTCCCAGACATAACAATACGCACGGAAACCATACCGAAAATCTGGTGCAACACATTTTCCGTCACACGCACAGCCTGAATGCGACTGGTCTTGATGACCTTTCGTTTCTTCTCCAAGAACCCGCGCTCTATCGTTATTTTAT contains the following coding sequences:
- a CDS encoding YfzA family protein, which translates into the protein MARKQNAVPFLKRYWVSSIGVFLLSQIFFLTSEATGWKLNYRDTNGTIFGRILDTPIFTEWFNFYETPQYNLLTVFFGIFFLVPGLVSVIKKVFSR
- a CDS encoding IS110 family transposase, producing the protein MKFKAQNKQNQLIENITVHHLVIGVDIAQEAHVARAVSFRGIALGNPLEFGNHREGFDLFERWIQDLLKSYKLSSVIVGMEPTGHYWFSLARWLLNYGIEPVLVNPHLVKKNKENRDNTPSKSDHKDALVIADMVKNGYYSPVRFHSEDYEELRILMANRETVTKRLNAAVNQIHRWVDIVFPELRQVFKILTCTSAIATLRLFPLPKEISRLNTEQVLAGWKQYVKRHAGVKRAELLISLAKSSVGTTQALQAYKLHLRQLIEEYDLAQRQLEQIEHELRIILERIPYAQKLLEIRGIYVTNLAGILGEAGDLSSYSHGNALLRHAGLNLAEASSGKWRGKMVLSKRGRPRLRHFLYLMTMSMVMTNPEIRAAHRYNVEVKKLKKMKSIMKLIGKVARMLVALVKGSSVYEPIKVFPQAA
- a CDS encoding nucleotidyltransferase domain-containing protein, producing MNEIIKKKLLAKNELLINMVIERAKRDFLDDIAIIGLTGSFSTGDFHEKSDLDLIIINHTERGWEISDCFILDDVGYDIYCTPWDSRIQQQSTLERPDVSSLTELQILYYAKPEDLEKLNDFRQKALDALSNPIGEACLHRANKWIDLAKQAYSDTMLGEDIGSVRQASAGVLYNLVNALVNMNNTCIKRGIKRYLEEIRSLRHVPDDLESLYMSIIEAHTIEDIRIASFNMLKSVTKLHRTMCDNFIVKPVPTFDNLRGTYEELWCNYRNKMLNSVITNDASYVFLSAFGAQGYLDEMAVEKGTKKFDLMQYFDASDLPVMKEKFLEVMDEYLVEYDKVGREVERFTTFEQLYAHYMNH
- a CDS encoding CD3324 family protein — its product is MKYSKAESVFPEELLRTIQEYVQGELVYIPKPKEAHLKWGEKTHSKNRVSARNAEIKSLFRNGVRIEELAGRYFLSCESIKKIVYKKN
- a CDS encoding zinc-binding dehydrogenase, which codes for MIRTIVVDPLAPSHLALKEVDAPEAKPWEALVQVKAFSLNRGEVSDAKHQETSSRPGWDFAGIVIEPARSGAGPQKGARVVGLLPMGAWSEQVAAPVSMLAEIPEKLTFTEAATLPVAGLTALYALRKGGMLLGKRIFITGSTGGVGLFAHQLAAQSGAFVVGIASTEEKAKIVREAGSDEVIIGYSAISSAHKFGPYDLIIDSVGGNTLAALLPQLAPQGVCVAVGFSSSNTATLDMMNLVTSGGKTLYSFFLGEELTRQSVADDLSLLARLVTDKRLAPRIEVKAPWTEIDTVARNLLERNFSGKAVLHIG